One window from the genome of Enterobacteriaceae bacterium Kacie_13 encodes:
- the sgrT gene encoding glucose uptake inhibitor SgrT: MKRTLNARFYQRYFSAISSAAIKRNAAKNHADWLSWVPVDYRMDILSRLTQWDMETLDEEQYRQRI; this comes from the coding sequence ATGAAACGCACTTTGAATGCCCGTTTTTATCAGCGTTATTTCTCCGCTATTAGCAGCGCTGCCATTAAACGCAACGCGGCAAAAAATCATGCTGACTGGTTGTCCTGGGTGCCGGTGGATTACCGGATGGATATTCTCTCCCGGCTGACCCAGTGGGATATGGAGACGCTGGACGAGGAGCAATACCGTCAGCGAATCTGA
- a CDS encoding MFS transporter, giving the protein MPKPRINAIYVTFLVVSLLCGIAGALQAPTLSLFLTNEVKVRPLWVGFFYTVNAIAGIAISFLLANRSDNKGDRRKLLIFCCLMAIGNSLVFAFSRDYLVLITVGVLLAAIGNASMPQLFALAREHADRSSSEVVMFSSMMRAMLSLAWVLGPPLSFMLALNYGFTPMYLSAAAVFVGSILMIVFFLPSVPRVEQPVDEKVVPVSAWRNKDVRLLFFASLLMWTCNIMYVIDMPLYITSDLGLPEGLAGLLMGTAAGLEIPAMLLAGYLVKRTGKRKLMLYAVASGVVFYAGLVLFQFKAALMFLQLFNAIFIGIVAGIGMLYFQDLMPGRAGSATTLFTNSISTGVICAGLLQGFIVESFGHYPVYWVATALAIIALGLMYKVKDV; this is encoded by the coding sequence ATGCCAAAACCTCGTATTAATGCCATTTATGTCACCTTTCTGGTGGTGTCCTTGCTGTGTGGTATCGCTGGCGCGTTACAGGCGCCGACGCTGAGTCTGTTTCTGACCAATGAAGTGAAAGTCCGCCCGCTGTGGGTTGGCTTCTTTTATACCGTCAATGCCATCGCCGGGATTGCGATCAGTTTTCTGCTGGCGAACCGTTCCGACAATAAAGGTGACCGCCGCAAGCTGCTGATCTTTTGTTGCCTGATGGCCATCGGTAACAGTCTGGTCTTTGCGTTCAGCCGCGACTATCTGGTGCTGATTACCGTCGGCGTATTGCTGGCGGCGATCGGTAATGCCTCGATGCCGCAGCTGTTTGCACTGGCGCGAGAACATGCCGATCGCTCATCAAGCGAAGTGGTGATGTTCAGCTCGATGATGCGTGCAATGCTCTCGCTGGCGTGGGTGCTCGGCCCGCCACTTTCTTTTATGCTGGCGCTGAATTACGGCTTTACACCGATGTACCTGAGCGCAGCGGCAGTGTTTGTCGGCAGCATACTCATGATTGTCTTCTTCCTGCCGTCAGTGCCGCGCGTTGAGCAACCTGTGGACGAAAAAGTGGTGCCGGTCAGCGCGTGGCGCAATAAAGATGTGCGCCTGCTCTTCTTTGCATCCTTACTGATGTGGACCTGCAACATCATGTACGTGATTGATATGCCGCTTTATATCACCAGCGATCTGGGCTTACCGGAAGGGCTGGCGGGCTTGCTGATGGGGACGGCTGCAGGGCTCGAAATTCCGGCGATGTTGCTTGCGGGTTATCTGGTCAAACGCACAGGTAAGCGCAAGCTGATGCTGTATGCGGTGGCGAGCGGTGTGGTTTTCTACGCCGGATTGGTGCTGTTCCAGTTCAAAGCTGCGCTGATGTTCCTGCAACTGTTTAACGCGATTTTCATCGGCATCGTGGCGGGTATCGGGATGCTCTATTTTCAGGATTTGATGCCGGGCCGTGCAGGTTCAGCGACTACGTTATTCACCAACAGCATTTCCACTGGCGTTATCTGCGCGGGGTTATTGCAGGGCTTTATCGTCGAAAGCTTCGGGCATTATCCGGTGTACTGGGTGGCGACGGCGTTGGCTATTATCGCATTAGGACTCATGTATAAAGTCAAAGACGTCTGA
- the leuD gene encoding 3-isopropylmalate dehydratase small subunit: MAKFTQHIGLVVPLDAANVDTDAIIPKQFLQKVTRTGFGQHLFNDWRFLDDAGQVPNPDFVLNKPRYKGASILLARENFGCGSSREHAPWALTDYGFHAVIAPSFADIFYGNSFNNQLLPITLSDAEIDELFALVKDNEGITFEVDLEAQTVKAGDKSYPFVIDSFRRHCMINGLDSIGLTLQHEENISAYEKNQPVFMN; the protein is encoded by the coding sequence ATGGCTAAATTTACCCAACACATCGGTCTGGTGGTTCCTTTGGATGCTGCTAACGTCGATACCGATGCCATCATTCCGAAACAGTTTTTGCAGAAAGTGACCCGCACTGGTTTCGGTCAGCATCTGTTCAACGACTGGCGTTTTCTGGACGACGCGGGTCAGGTGCCTAACCCGGACTTCGTTCTGAACAAGCCGCGTTATAAAGGCGCGAGTATTTTACTGGCGCGTGAAAACTTTGGCTGCGGTTCATCCCGTGAACATGCGCCGTGGGCGCTGACCGACTACGGTTTCCACGCGGTGATCGCCCCGAGTTTTGCCGATATCTTTTACGGTAACTCGTTCAACAACCAGTTGCTGCCAATCACCCTGAGCGATGCAGAAATTGATGAACTGTTCGCGCTGGTGAAAGATAATGAAGGCATCACTTTCGAAGTGGATCTGGAAGCGCAGACCGTCAAAGCCGGTGATAAAAGCTATCCATTTGTGATCGACAGCTTCCGCCGTCACTGCATGATCAACGGTCTGGACAGCATCGGTCTGACGCTGCAACACGAAGAAAACATCTCTGCTTACGAGAAGAATCAGCCTGTCTTTATGAACTGA
- the leuC gene encoding 3-isopropylmalate dehydratase large subunit has product MAKTLYQKLYDAHVVYEAQNETPLLYIDRHLVHEVTSPQAFDGLRAMGRPVRQPGKTFATMDHNVSTQTKDINASGEMARIQMQELIKNCAEFGVQLYDLNHPFQGIVHVIGPEQGMTLPGMTIVCGDSHTATHGAFGSLAFGIGTSEVEHVLATQTLKQGRAKTMKIEVTGDAPAGITAKDIVLAIIGKTGSAGGTGHVVEFCGKAIEALSMEGRMTLCNMAIEMGAKAGLVAPDDTTFAYLKGRQFAPKDQSWDAAVEYWKTLKTDADAKFDSVVTLDAADIAPQVTWGTNPGQVMGVNQTIPNPSSFADPVERASAEKALAYMDLQPGIKLTDVAIDKVFIGSCTNSRIEDLRAAAAVAKGRKVATGVQAIVVPGSGPVKAQAEEEGLDKIFIEAGFEWRLPGCSMCLAMNNDRLEPGERCASTSNRNFEGRQGRGGRTHLVSPAMAAAAAVTGRFADIRELN; this is encoded by the coding sequence ATGGCGAAGACGCTGTATCAGAAACTGTATGACGCGCACGTCGTTTACGAAGCGCAAAATGAAACGCCGCTGTTGTACATCGATCGCCACCTGGTGCACGAAGTGACTTCTCCGCAGGCGTTCGACGGCCTGCGCGCGATGGGACGTCCGGTGCGTCAGCCGGGTAAAACCTTCGCCACGATGGACCACAACGTATCCACTCAAACCAAAGACATCAATGCAAGCGGCGAGATGGCGCGCATTCAGATGCAGGAATTGATCAAGAACTGCGCAGAATTTGGCGTGCAGCTGTATGACCTGAACCACCCCTTCCAGGGCATCGTTCACGTGATCGGCCCTGAGCAGGGCATGACCTTGCCGGGCATGACCATCGTCTGCGGCGACTCTCATACAGCGACGCACGGTGCGTTTGGCTCACTGGCTTTCGGTATCGGCACATCAGAAGTGGAACACGTGCTGGCGACGCAAACCCTGAAACAGGGTCGCGCTAAAACGATGAAAATCGAAGTGACCGGCGACGCACCTGCCGGTATCACCGCCAAAGACATCGTACTGGCGATCATCGGTAAAACCGGCAGCGCCGGCGGTACCGGTCACGTTGTCGAGTTCTGCGGTAAAGCCATTGAAGCGCTGAGCATGGAAGGTCGTATGACCCTGTGCAACATGGCGATTGAAATGGGCGCTAAAGCCGGTCTGGTCGCGCCAGACGACACCACATTTGCTTATCTGAAAGGCCGTCAGTTCGCGCCGAAAGATCAGAGCTGGGACGCTGCCGTCGAGTACTGGAAAACCCTGAAAACGGATGCGGATGCCAAATTCGACAGTGTGGTGACGCTGGACGCGGCAGATATCGCACCGCAGGTCACCTGGGGTACGAACCCCGGTCAGGTCATGGGCGTTAATCAGACGATCCCAAATCCTTCCTCTTTTGCCGATCCGGTAGAACGCGCATCCGCTGAAAAAGCGCTGGCATATATGGATTTGCAACCGGGCATTAAACTGACCGACGTGGCGATCGATAAAGTGTTCATCGGTTCCTGCACCAACTCACGTATCGAAGATTTACGCGCTGCCGCCGCCGTCGCCAAAGGTCGTAAAGTTGCGACCGGCGTGCAGGCGATTGTGGTACCCGGCTCCGGCCCGGTAAAAGCACAGGCCGAAGAAGAAGGTCTGGATAAGATCTTCATCGAAGCTGGTTTCGAATGGCGTCTGCCGGGCTGCTCTATGTGTCTGGCGATGAATAACGACCGTCTGGAACCGGGCGAACGTTGCGCGTCTACCAGCAACCGTAACTTCGAAGGCCGTCAGGGCCGTGGCGGACGCACGCATCTGGTCAGCCCGGCAATGGCGGCCGCTGCGGCAGTTACTGGCCGTTTCGCTGATATTCGTGAACTGAACTGA
- the leuB gene encoding 3-isopropylmalate dehydrogenase gives MSKTHHIAVLPGDGIGPEVMAQAYKVLDAVRARFGLKISTSEYDVGGAAIDKHGSPLPEATVAGCEQADAILFGSVGGPKWEHLPPNDQPERGALLPLRKHFKLFSNLRPARLYQGLEEFCPLRADIAAKGFDILCVRELTGGIYFGQPKGREGQGQHEKAFDTEVYYRFEIERIARIAFESARKRRSIVTSIDKANVLQTSIMWREVVNEIAKDYPDVSLSHMYIDNATMQLIKDPSQFDVLLCSNLFGDILSDECAMITGSMGMLPSASMNEQAFGLFEPAGGSAPDIAGKNIANPIAQILSAALLLRYSLGEDKAANAIEQAVNKALEAGHRTGDLANGQQALGTSEMGDIIARFVKEGA, from the coding sequence ATGAGCAAGACCCATCATATTGCCGTCTTACCCGGAGACGGAATTGGCCCGGAAGTTATGGCCCAGGCATACAAAGTTCTGGACGCAGTACGTGCGCGTTTTGGCCTGAAAATCAGCACCAGCGAATACGACGTCGGTGGCGCAGCTATCGATAAACACGGCAGTCCGTTGCCGGAAGCGACCGTTGCCGGTTGCGAACAAGCCGATGCTATTCTGTTCGGCTCGGTCGGTGGCCCGAAATGGGAACACCTGCCGCCAAATGATCAGCCGGAGCGCGGCGCATTGCTGCCCCTGCGTAAGCATTTCAAATTGTTCAGCAACCTGCGCCCTGCCCGGCTGTATCAGGGTCTGGAAGAATTCTGCCCGCTGCGTGCCGACATCGCCGCTAAAGGCTTCGACATTCTGTGCGTCCGTGAACTGACCGGCGGCATTTACTTCGGCCAGCCGAAAGGCCGAGAAGGCCAGGGTCAGCATGAGAAAGCCTTCGACACCGAAGTGTATTACCGCTTTGAGATCGAACGTATTGCCCGCATCGCCTTTGAATCTGCGCGCAAACGCCGCAGTATTGTGACTTCCATCGATAAAGCCAACGTATTGCAAACGTCCATTATGTGGCGTGAAGTGGTAAACGAAATTGCGAAGGATTACCCGGACGTCAGCCTGAGCCACATGTACATCGATAACGCGACTATGCAGCTGATAAAAGATCCGTCGCAGTTTGACGTACTGCTGTGCTCCAACCTGTTCGGCGACATCCTGTCTGACGAATGCGCAATGATTACCGGTTCCATGGGTATGTTGCCTTCCGCCAGCATGAACGAACAGGCGTTTGGTCTGTTCGAACCGGCGGGCGGTTCCGCGCCGGATATCGCCGGTAAAAACATCGCTAACCCGATTGCCCAGATCCTCTCTGCCGCGCTGTTGCTGCGTTACAGTCTGGGAGAGGATAAAGCGGCCAACGCTATCGAGCAGGCCGTCAATAAAGCGCTGGAAGCAGGACACCGCACCGGTGATTTGGCGAACGGCCAGCAGGCGCTGGGCACCAGTGAAATGGGCGATATCATTGCCCGCTTTGTTAAAGAAGGGGCATAA
- the leuA gene encoding 2-isopropylmalate synthase, with the protein MSEQVIIFDTTLRDGEQALQASLSVKEKIQIAMALERMGVDVMEVGFPVSSPGDFESVQTIARQIKNSRVCGLARCVDGDIDAAAEALRVAEAFRIHVFLATSTLHIESKLKRSFDQVLEMAVHSVKRARNYTDDVEFSCEDAGRTPLDNLCRVVEAAIKAGATTINIPDTVGYTTPVQFGGIITNLYERVPNIDKAIISVHCHDDLGMAVGNSIAAIQAGARQVEGTLNGIGERAGNTALEEVIMAIRTRSDYMNVHTNINHKEIYRTSQIVSQITNMPIPGNKAIVGSNAFAHSSGIHQDGVLKNRENYEIMTPESIGLNQIQLNLTSRSGRAAVKHRMEEMGYKESDYNMDHLYAAFLKLADKKGQVFDYDLEALVFINKQQEEPEFYRLDNFSVQSGSKITATASVNLACGDEIITEAATGNGPVDAVYQAINRITGYQIELVKYQLSAKGQGRDALGQVDVVVSFNGRRFHGVGLATDIVESSAKAMVHVLNNIWRSKQVEIEKQRLQHEVKQQNNIQNNQETV; encoded by the coding sequence ATGAGCGAGCAAGTCATTATTTTCGATACCACGCTGCGTGACGGTGAGCAGGCGTTACAAGCCAGCCTGAGTGTTAAAGAGAAGATTCAAATTGCAATGGCGCTGGAAAGGATGGGCGTTGACGTGATGGAAGTCGGCTTCCCGGTATCCTCCCCCGGCGATTTCGAGTCTGTGCAAACGATCGCGCGCCAGATTAAAAACAGCCGCGTTTGTGGTCTGGCACGTTGCGTAGACGGTGACATCGACGCTGCAGCCGAAGCATTACGCGTTGCTGAAGCCTTCCGCATCCATGTTTTCCTGGCCACCTCGACATTGCACATTGAGTCCAAACTGAAGCGTTCGTTTGATCAGGTTCTGGAGATGGCAGTTCACTCGGTGAAACGAGCCCGTAACTATACCGATGACGTCGAATTCTCATGCGAAGATGCGGGCCGTACACCGCTGGATAATCTGTGCCGCGTCGTCGAGGCCGCGATCAAAGCCGGAGCGACCACCATCAACATTCCTGATACGGTCGGTTACACCACCCCGGTTCAGTTTGGCGGCATCATTACTAATTTGTATGAGCGCGTGCCAAACATTGATAAAGCGATTATCTCCGTACACTGCCACGACGATCTGGGCATGGCGGTAGGTAACTCTATCGCGGCGATTCAGGCCGGTGCGCGTCAGGTAGAAGGCACACTGAACGGTATTGGCGAACGCGCCGGGAACACCGCACTGGAAGAAGTCATCATGGCGATCCGCACCCGCTCTGATTACATGAACGTCCACACCAATATCAATCACAAAGAAATCTATCGTACCAGCCAGATTGTCAGCCAGATAACCAACATGCCGATCCCTGGCAACAAAGCGATTGTCGGCTCCAACGCCTTCGCACACTCCTCCGGTATTCATCAGGATGGCGTGCTGAAAAATCGCGAAAACTACGAAATCATGACTCCGGAATCCATTGGTCTGAACCAGATTCAGTTAAACCTGACATCCCGTTCTGGTCGCGCCGCTGTGAAGCACCGTATGGAAGAAATGGGCTACAAAGAATCCGATTACAACATGGATCATCTGTATGCCGCGTTCCTGAAGCTGGCTGACAAAAAAGGTCAGGTTTTCGACTACGATTTAGAAGCGCTGGTGTTCATTAATAAGCAGCAAGAAGAGCCAGAGTTTTACCGACTGGACAACTTCAGCGTGCAGTCCGGCTCAAAGATCACTGCTACCGCATCAGTGAATCTGGCATGCGGCGATGAAATTATTACCGAAGCCGCCACCGGCAATGGCCCCGTTGATGCCGTCTATCAGGCGATTAACCGCATCACCGGTTATCAAATCGAGCTGGTGAAATATCAGCTGAGTGCCAAAGGTCAGGGCCGTGATGCACTGGGTCAGGTCGACGTGGTCGTTTCCTTTAATGGCCGCCGCTTCCACGGCGTGGGTCTGGCGACGGACATCGTTGAATCCTCCGCCAAAGCGATGGTTCACGTACTGAATAATATCTGGCGCAGCAAACAAGTTGAGATCGAAAAACAACGTTTGCAGCACGAAGTTAAGCAACAAAATAACATTCAAAATAATCAGGAAACGGTGTGA
- the leuL gene encoding leu operon leader peptide, which translates to MFMITRLLGLLLNAKNLRGMPVGENQN; encoded by the coding sequence ATGTTCATGATTACCCGTCTCCTTGGCCTACTACTCAACGCAAAAAATTTGCGCGGTATGCCAGTGGGCGAAAATCAGAACTGA
- the leuO gene encoding transcriptional regulator LeuO: MSDIITENSAKAAEFETHLRNVDLNLLTVFDAVMQLQNITRAANMLGMSQPAVSNAVARLKIMFNDDLFVRYGRGIQPTMRARQLFGPVRQALQLIMNELPGAGFDPSVSMRQFNVAICSPLDKRLTSQVLHAVDTLASSVSIKLQTIVTDNIEHQLRYQNIEFMISYRKFERPDFCNEPLFNDELVLVAAQSHPRISPYMSDEKYLREKHAVMMIDRFYSFSAPYYDDPELQSLIAYQGTDLYSVMEIVSKTDMVALVPRWLAQANTGILNLSVIPLPWMKNQLTCYLSWHESSSKDRGNMWMKSLLSQCVLTL; the protein is encoded by the coding sequence ATGTCTGACATCATTACCGAAAACTCTGCAAAAGCTGCTGAGTTTGAAACGCATCTGCGTAATGTCGATCTTAATTTATTGACTGTCTTCGATGCCGTCATGCAATTACAAAATATTACACGTGCAGCCAATATGCTGGGCATGTCTCAGCCCGCTGTCAGTAATGCTGTGGCCCGTTTGAAAATCATGTTCAATGATGATTTATTTGTTCGCTACGGTCGGGGCATCCAACCGACAATGCGTGCCCGTCAGCTGTTCGGACCTGTTCGTCAGGCACTTCAGTTGATCATGAATGAATTGCCCGGTGCGGGCTTCGACCCCAGTGTCAGTATGCGACAGTTTAACGTCGCAATTTGCAGCCCGCTGGATAAACGCCTGACATCTCAGGTTCTGCACGCCGTCGATACCCTGGCCAGCAGCGTCAGTATCAAATTACAGACAATCGTTACTGATAATATTGAACATCAGCTGCGCTACCAAAATATCGAATTTATGATCAGCTACCGTAAATTTGAACGACCTGATTTCTGTAACGAACCATTATTTAATGACGAACTGGTATTGGTTGCGGCACAAAGTCATCCCCGGATTAGCCCTTACATGTCCGACGAGAAATACCTGCGCGAAAAACATGCTGTCATGATGATTGATCGCTTCTATTCTTTCAGTGCGCCTTATTATGATGATCCTGAGCTGCAATCTTTAATCGCCTATCAGGGAACCGATCTCTACAGCGTCATGGAAATCGTGTCGAAAACCGACATGGTGGCATTGGTTCCCCGCTGGTTAGCGCAGGCCAATACCGGCATCCTGAATTTATCTGTCATTCCATTACCGTGGATGAAAAATCAGCTGACCTGTTATCTGTCATGGCATGAGTCTTCCAGTAAAGACCGCGGCAATATGTGGATGAAATCTTTACTAAGCCAGTGTGTATTGACCCTCTGA